A genomic region of Metopolophium dirhodum isolate CAU chromosome 1, ASM1992520v1, whole genome shotgun sequence contains the following coding sequences:
- the LOC132937756 gene encoding uncharacterized protein LOC132937756, with translation MRRCIIKMNDPAVGDYFMCKNCKHFMLSRETAELHRKCTKQVLAAFEPKEDVYRCSTCGRYFDNKEQWSGHNNLHKAIGDYDPFKFAYLIDDDNFVRSLRL, from the exons ATGAGGAGAtgcattataaaaatgaacgaCCCCGCGGTTGGAGACTATTTCATGTGCAAGAATTGCAAACATTTCATGTTGTCGAGAGAGACGGCAGAATTGCATCGTAAATGTACCAAACAAGTATTGGCCGC atttgAACCAAAGGAAGATGTATATCGCTGTTCAACATGTGGTAGATACTTCGATAACAAAGAGCAATGGAGTGGACACAATAATTTACACAAAGCAATCGGAGATTACGATCCGTTCAAATTTGCATACCTTATAGACGACGATAATTTTGTTAGGAGTttacgtttataa